A stretch of bacterium DNA encodes these proteins:
- a CDS encoding flagellar hook basal-body protein yields MFDAIMSGLSGLYSNLFKQRVSSSNIANINTPGYKAVQVDAVASGPGSASTRVGASQRQGAFVATNGSLDLTIEGNGFFKVMDDDANVAYTRAGRFHIDSEGYLATSDGLRVSPPVKVGGDISEVRVGSDGSLTGMNTQTGQVEKLGRLQLNQFPNSAGLSPLGGGKYAQSTESGSPTWAAPGTGGLGTIRSGGLEMSNVDLTAEMVNQTLAERGVEANVKSIQTSDEMLGTILDMAE; encoded by the coding sequence ATGTTCGACGCCATAATGTCGGGCCTTTCTGGGCTCTATTCAAATCTATTCAAGCAGCGAGTATCAAGCAGCAACATCGCTAACATCAACACGCCAGGTTACAAAGCTGTGCAGGTCGATGCCGTGGCGTCTGGTCCTGGCAGTGCCTCGACTCGTGTTGGCGCCTCGCAGCGCCAGGGCGCGTTCGTCGCCACGAATGGCTCGCTTGACCTCACGATTGAGGGGAATGGGTTCTTCAAGGTTATGGATGACGATGCGAACGTTGCCTATACGCGAGCGGGTAGGTTCCACATCGATTCGGAGGGTTATCTCGCCACGTCCGACGGACTGCGGGTCTCTCCTCCCGTGAAGGTCGGTGGCGACATCAGCGAGGTCCGTGTGGGCTCTGACGGCTCGCTAACAGGCATGAACACACAGACCGGTCAGGTTGAGAAGCTGGGCCGGCTCCAGCTTAACCAATTCCCCAATTCGGCAGGTTTGAGCCCGTTGGGCGGCGGCAAATATGCCCAGTCAACCGAGTCTGGGAGCCCTACCTGGGCTGCTCCTGGGACTGGCGGACTCGGCACGATAAGGTCCGGCGGCCTGGAGATGTCAAACGTCGATCTCACGGCCGAGATGGTCAACCAGACATTGGCCGAGCGCGGTGTCGAGGCGAACGTCAAGAGCATCCAGACCAGCGACGAGATGCTCGGCACAATACTCGACATGGCTGAATAA
- a CDS encoding TldD/PmbA family protein, with translation MTGGTGRIDLAHVGEQVLDLAKRQGADQAEVYLERSSTTVVFVKDQAIENLTASDAAGIGLRVLKGLSLGFGSANRFDPDSLKRLVEDTVACAGASSADDFNCFAKPTRPSADGLQIFDERIRSAPLDAKIERGFLLESSARALDARIKRSAYIVYADGVAEAAIYNSLGVGFKYSSSSCQGVSWVAALDGSLIESGLSEAASTMFDGLDCEAIGRDAAGRAIALLGGKQLPSGTMHVLLDGRAAGEFLQFFAMLISADNVQKKKSMLAGKLGSEIASSQVTILDDGVLPGGLSTAPVDAVGVPRKRTAIVEDGELRAFVHDCYTAKKGRTTSTGNARRHGGYKSPPVVGTSNLYVLAGEASREDMLAEAGDGVLVTSIRGLFAGIDVATGDFSIPAQGILVQGGKPTYPVKDFQISGNLFKMLSDVALVGNEISWSGAGRFGTPDLLITELNIAGG, from the coding sequence ATGACGGGCGGAACAGGCCGGATTGACCTTGCTCACGTCGGTGAGCAGGTCCTTGACCTTGCCAAGAGGCAGGGCGCAGACCAGGCAGAGGTTTATCTCGAGAGAAGCTCCACAACAGTAGTCTTCGTTAAGGACCAGGCGATAGAGAACCTGACTGCGAGTGACGCGGCCGGGATCGGCCTGCGGGTCTTGAAGGGCCTGTCGCTGGGTTTTGGCAGCGCCAATCGGTTTGACCCGGATAGCCTGAAGCGGCTGGTCGAGGACACGGTCGCCTGCGCGGGTGCATCGTCCGCGGACGACTTCAACTGCTTCGCGAAGCCCACGCGGCCGTCGGCCGACGGTCTTCAGATTTTCGACGAGCGAATCAGATCGGCTCCGCTGGACGCGAAGATCGAGCGCGGCTTCCTCTTGGAGAGTTCGGCCAGGGCGCTCGATGCGCGTATCAAGCGGTCCGCCTACATCGTCTATGCTGATGGTGTAGCTGAGGCGGCGATATACAACAGCTTGGGAGTTGGTTTTAAGTATTCATCGTCATCCTGCCAGGGCGTCTCCTGGGTGGCTGCCCTGGACGGCTCCTTGATTGAGTCTGGGCTTTCCGAAGCCGCCTCGACCATGTTCGATGGCCTGGATTGCGAGGCAATTGGCCGAGACGCGGCTGGAAGAGCCATAGCACTTCTTGGGGGCAAGCAGCTACCTTCAGGCACGATGCATGTGTTGCTGGATGGGCGAGCGGCGGGCGAGTTTCTACAGTTCTTTGCGATGTTGATCTCGGCCGATAACGTCCAGAAGAAGAAATCTATGCTTGCGGGCAAACTGGGCAGTGAGATTGCCTCGTCTCAGGTGACGATTCTGGACGATGGCGTGCTTCCGGGTGGATTGAGCACTGCCCCGGTCGATGCGGTTGGCGTGCCTCGGAAACGAACGGCAATCGTCGAGGATGGGGAGCTTAGAGCATTCGTTCACGATTGCTACACAGCCAAGAAGGGCAGGACAACGTCAACTGGCAACGCTAGAAGGCACGGAGGCTACAAATCGCCGCCGGTGGTGGGGACGAGCAATCTTTACGTATTGGCGGGCGAGGCAAGTCGGGAAGACATGCTGGCGGAGGCTGGGGACGGGGTCCTAGTTACGTCGATACGCGGCCTGTTTGCAGGGATAGATGTCGCCACTGGGGACTTCTCTATCCCGGCTCAGGGCATCCTAGTGCAGGGCGGCAAACCTACCTATCCGGTGAAGGACTTCCAAATCTCCGGCAATCTCTTCAAGATGCTGTCCGATGTGGCGCTAGTGGGGAACGAGATAAGCTGGAGCGGTGCGGGGCGCTTTGGTACGCCAGACCTCTTGATTACGGAGCTTAACATCGCCGGCGGCTAG
- a CDS encoding TldD/PmbA family protein, with the protein MSEYLLDPDFGFERIKRLMVAGAQWCEILVEDVASWRLLCDDQKTNVSSASRLGVSVYAIASGKSFHTCCDGTSAESIDGITDAVCASLRREGGKGGSSSISPHEVSAERVQEVIEPFDGVELSRKLDAVTEADSAAREAHPKVHQVTVVYADRIRRAEILTSEGRIVQDDRSMVDFGVRAFLRVNGDILSAGHMFGALSGFESLKQDGRRPADVGKEAVRKAVLLIDAKPSPEGQMPVVFAPGTPGVLFHEACGHSFEADFIQKGSSFAGKMGKQVASELITLVDNGHVWGMSGSFVFDDEGNASQRTVLIEKGILTNHMYDMRTALIDGVQSTGNGRCESYEHPPIPRMTNTYVENGSAEPDAILAGTKNGIYVKTIARGGNVDVLSGNFVVGVGEGYVIENGRLGAALKNATISGNGPDVLMDIDAVGNDLKIYAGGRCGKGQSVPVGSGVPTLRVRKMVVGGGR; encoded by the coding sequence ATGAGCGAATATCTGCTAGACCCAGACTTCGGGTTTGAGCGAATCAAGCGACTGATGGTCGCGGGCGCTCAGTGGTGCGAGATTCTGGTGGAGGATGTCGCCTCTTGGCGGCTGCTATGCGACGACCAGAAGACCAACGTCTCCAGCGCATCGCGGCTCGGGGTCTCGGTCTATGCAATTGCTTCGGGCAAGAGCTTCCACACTTGCTGCGACGGGACGAGCGCAGAGTCCATCGACGGTATAACCGATGCAGTCTGCGCCTCGTTGAGGCGTGAGGGGGGCAAGGGAGGGAGCAGCAGTATCTCACCTCACGAGGTTAGCGCGGAGCGGGTGCAGGAGGTCATAGAGCCGTTTGATGGTGTGGAGCTCTCTCGAAAGCTTGATGCAGTAACAGAAGCTGATTCGGCGGCCCGGGAAGCGCATCCCAAAGTTCATCAGGTAACCGTTGTGTATGCCGACCGTATCAGAAGGGCGGAGATACTGACTTCCGAGGGGCGGATTGTGCAGGACGATCGCTCGATGGTGGACTTTGGTGTTCGCGCGTTTTTGCGTGTGAACGGCGATATTCTGTCGGCCGGGCACATGTTTGGCGCTCTTTCGGGGTTTGAGTCGCTGAAGCAAGATGGCAGGCGGCCAGCGGACGTGGGAAAGGAGGCGGTTAGGAAGGCGGTGCTTCTTATCGACGCCAAACCCTCGCCGGAGGGCCAGATGCCCGTAGTATTTGCGCCGGGCACACCGGGCGTTCTGTTTCACGAGGCGTGTGGGCACTCATTCGAGGCAGATTTCATTCAGAAGGGGAGCTCCTTTGCGGGAAAGATGGGCAAGCAGGTGGCCTCTGAACTGATCACGCTGGTTGACAATGGTCATGTCTGGGGCATGAGCGGGTCATTTGTGTTCGATGATGAGGGTAACGCATCTCAGCGGACTGTTCTGATCGAGAAGGGCATCCTCACGAATCACATGTATGACATGCGCACTGCGCTGATAGATGGTGTCCAGAGCACAGGCAATGGCCGCTGCGAGAGCTATGAGCACCCGCCGATCCCCAGGATGACGAACACTTATGTCGAGAACGGTTCAGCCGAGCCCGATGCGATACTTGCGGGCACCAAGAACGGCATTTACGTAAAGACAATCGCGCGAGGCGGGAATGTTGACGTCCTGTCGGGCAACTTCGTGGTGGGCGTTGGCGAGGGTTACGTGATCGAAAACGGCAGACTAGGGGCTGCGTTGAAGAACGCAACTATCAGCGGGAACGGTCCCGACGTGTTGATGGACATAGACGCCGTAGGGAACGATCTTAAGATATATGCTGGCGGCCGATGCGGGAAGGGGCAGAGCGTCCCAGTAGGTTCAGGTGTGCCAACGCTGAGGGTTCGGAAGATGGTTGTTGGGGGCGGAAGATGA